The genomic segment ATCCATTGAATCTAAACCTTATTTTGATTTTTTGAACCAGAGAAACATATTCATTATGGTTTAAAACTAAAAGTCCATTAAAAGGGTCCACTGTGTTGAATAGTTTTTTTGTCATGTGACATACTGTATAAGGCTGTGGATATGCTACAATGATTTTGAATGAGTGGACGAAAGGTTTGTAAATATTCATgtttcattgcttttttttttttttttaaagaaataattgttcattattattgccAGCTACTTGTGCCAATAtttactatcattattattagtagtattctgatttttactcatttatttattttattttttttcagacagtTACACCATCTAGTCATTTTTATTATAGCACCCACATGTAAAAgttgttttggtaacactttagaataaggttccattagttaatatcagttaactactttagttaacatgaactaagcaagaacaagcCTTCggcagcatttattaatattaatgttaatttcaacattttagtgcattattcaaatcaagtCATTGTCTGTaggatttttatttctaatacaTTTTATGCAAAGTAAGCAAATTTTTATTTCAGCTCAACCCGCAttatgtgagtgtctgtgtgaaaGAGCTGCTTAATGATAATTACTGCAGTCAATTCAAACATATTCTGCTGAGTTCCCACAGCAGCCCCTCGGCCCTCTGGGAACTATCAGCACTAAATGGGTCATATGGTCTGTTTATATCTTTTCCTGCTGAGCTGTGTCTTTTCCCAAGTCTGCTCTCATTAAACTGCTGTAGTAAATCACACTGATTTTCTGACATGTCAATGAAACTGAAGTCAGCTATTTCAAGACTGGACtaaagataaatattttatttgtcactCTTTGTTCTATTTCCGTCCTTTGTATTGTTTTCTTATCTTATATAGTAATTACTGCCCACATTGGCAGCAATGTGTCCTTGTGGGGAGCAGAGACTAAATAGAGCATGAATGGAAACCTAGTCAAgttcagtcaagtcacctttatttatatagcactttaaacagtacagattgtgtcaaagcagctttgcactgttaaacagaagaaaaacagtgtgctgataatgcaaaatgactaaaGAAAACAGTCAGTTTTTCCATGTAAATGGTGATTCAGTTGTGTCTTCATCCACCTCAGTTCTCTTTAAATACTGGCTATGCAATCAACTCGACAATATTGCCACAAActgtgtccccaactaagcaaaacaaaggcaacagtggcaaggaaccaccGGTGACAGAAacggagaaaagaaaaaaacctttggagaaaccaggctcagttggggtgtCCAAACTAGTGTAAAACTGTTTAAATTCTGTCCATTTGTGGCATGCAGGATTAACAACATCCTTCCACCTTTTGAACTCCAGTTTCTCTTATCTGTTCATTTAGTAATTAATAGGATTAATCAACCTATCATGTTATTTATTCTACAGATAAGATAAGGgctataatatacaaaaaaagtccaataaaaatgtccaaaatatGCCACACAACAGTAAAAGTCATGAGTGTCTGAGtcaaatgtgatttcaaagttgaAATACAGCTCATTTTCCATCTTAGCTTAGTGTGTCATCCTCCCAGAATGCCTTCTGACAGGCCTGTACTCTGAACACTGTGAAAACACTCAGAGCACTAATGCAAACCACATGTCATATCCCCAAATTGCCAGAATTTCTGCTAGTAAGGTCACTTAGCTAGTCAATTGTCCTGCAAAACTGGTCTCACGTTCAGCATTCCCCATTTACTGCCCATTCATACAATATACACAGTAACATCTTTGATGGATTGAAGACTTGAGAGGGCTCCGCAGAAAGCAGGGCTTCTTGACCCAGGTTCATTCTGGCCCTTTGTGTCAGAGCTGACCAACAACTGAACCCTCCAGCGCTAAACCACTGATTAATTCAACCAGAACAGACATTAGATCTTCCAAGAAATGATATGTAGAGGAGGATGGTCTTAATCCTCAGATGGTTTCTGCAGTAATCTGTGAATTGGGTGTTGTGATGAATATATGTGACCTTACTGAAGAATTGCACAAAATGTCACAGAAGTATTTATGCCATTACAGTTTTGTCTGTCACTGGAGAAACGGGAATTCCTAGATCACTGAATCATAGTCTAAAGAACTTTTTCACACAGATAATGAGAGTTAAGAAATAGTATTCAGTTAAGTGCGTCATCACTATGATACATCAAGTAAAATCATGTTGAAATTTACAGGAAAAGCTTAGAAGGCTTAATCCAACATATACCGAATCTAAAAAATGGGTTAGACTGCAGTGTGTTGAATGTGTGTTGAAGTTATAAATGTCAGGTCTGTGAATTTTGGAAGTCTGATAATAATTCCAGAGGTagttgttaattttaacattaacTAGAGCTTAAACCCACAGAGCCATTAAACAGAGACCTGTTTTAAATGATGGTTTGAAAGGGCCTTGTATGCATATTTGTAGTCTGAGATCAGCCTGGCTCAAAGTCCTAGTTACTATGTCAAATGTTTATCATTTGGAGAAAATTAGTTTGATAAAAGTAGGTTCTTTTAGCTGTTTTCAAATTTTTTATAGGTGCTCATATCTGCATTTTTATCTTCAAGTGTACTGATGATCTGGCTGACGGTCAGAgacttttttttgcaaaacaatttTACATGTAAttgaacttaaaataataaatatttaataatcatcAATTGTATGTACATCCATATGATTTGTTAGactattattgaaaataataataataataataataataataataataatatatatatatatatatatatatatatatatatatatatatatatatatatatatatatatatatatatatatatatatatatatatatagggttttTTTAACAGTAAAGGGATATTACAACATTGTTTCTGTGCTTATGCAACCTGTCTTGCTTTGTTTTTAGACAATTTATGAGACAGACCTAAACCAGGGTAGGGCTTGTCTATCCCATGAGTCAATGCAGCATCAGCATGAAAAAAGACATTGCTAAGCACTTGCTATGCTGATTGATCTGAAGGTAGAGAAATAGTTCAtcactgaaaattctgtcatcatttagtcattgtcatgtcattccaaatctacCCAACTTTGGTTCTTCCATAGAAAGTCAAGGGAGAAATTTTCCAGAATGTTTGAGCTGCTCTCTTTCGTATAATGGAAGGGGATGGGGACAGGGACTGTCAAGtttcaaaaaggaaaataaaacaccattttaaaataaaataataatcaataaaaaaaaaaacaatcacaaaaactGTATACTACATGTACGCTGTATTCAAAGTACTTGTGTTCACCATTTACTTTCATTCATTGAAAAGAGCACAGGTTggacattatattttacaatgtcttttatgttcaacagatgACAAAAAGCCATAATATATCTTATTTCAAAGATAAAAAAGTAGtacatgatataattttttttttaaatattttttttaattgaactgtTCCTTtcttaattacaaataaataactgAGGAGAGGGAGCGAGCATAAACGGTGCCTATATATAAGTGCCCACTTTAACACTCAAAACGCTGTGTACAGTGTGTGTGCAAACCCTCTTTAGGCGTCTTTCTGCCAAAGATTTTCTCATTCACTTGCATCATGCGCGCACGCCCCCGTCCCTGCCCTTCTGCAGCTCGTCACCCTCAGCTTCAGCGCGCTTAAGCCGAGAACGCGCACTCAGAACAGCTTATCCCCTAACACCCCGGAATAACCGTCCAGAACAAACGAGTCATTTCAACGCAGATATCACAGGCAAGTACAGATACTTTTACCTGTCGCTTtgaatattatcatttaaaactCAACTACTCGAACTACGTCAGTGAGATTTATTGTCTTGAGATGAGCCATGTAGCCTAGTGAATACTTGTTGAATCTGATacattataatttgtaaaaaaataaataaataaaaaaataaaatctttgctGCTTGAATGTTTCAGCAAAGCATTTGTTACACATTATTTATTGACAACTTTTAATTGTATTTCTAGTGACAGAAACTGAACTCAGAACTTAAAATCTAGAAGAAACGACAGATAAGTTAAATGGATGCAACCAAAATAACCAAAAACAGTGTGCTTAGTTAAGGAAAATTTTAATATATCTGAAAGTGTATTGTTATATGGCTTTTCATTGTACAAATCTAGGTTTTGGTGATTGTAAAAGCACTTAATTATATAATCAAGGTTTCAGTCATTCATATTattctttcatttaattaatataaatatatatatatatatatatatatatatatatatatatatatatatatatatatatatatatatatatatataaacaataacctGATAAATAACCAAGCCTCCCACTTTCTATACACCATGGTTGTTGTAGACTCAAGTCTCAGCTATGTTAACGCAATGACACCATGTGGTTTAGTAGAGAAATCTGGGAATTGGCTGATCTCTAGGACTAACAGTGTTTAAACATTACATAATAGTGTGTTAGTGTAAATCGTAAAGTGTTTTTCTGAAGGTCACAAGGATGTCATATAATACATCTTTTTACATCTTAAATCACTTTTTCTCTCCATTGATGGAACAAACATCTTTTAAACATTCAATAcatatttttgtctttcttttttactAGCATGTTTTCTCAGTTGCGTCACAGCCCAATAAATCTCAGCAACAAGCGGTGAGCAGTCAAACGGGTAAAAACATATGGCTGTCATAGAGAAACAATAACAGGTTTACATGCTGAGCCAATGACAGCATAATTAACTTACATCTTCTGGGTGAAGTAAAAATAACTACTTTATGCTGTCTATGCTGTACCCTCCCTTATTTTCTTATCAAATGGATGCTGGAGAAAATAGGTTTTGAGGGGGCCCCATAGCAAATTCAATACAAACCAATGTAATTTAAAGGCTGGATTTCAAAGGAGAACAGCAGTGCTGATTTGTAATCTCGTTCTCTACTGCCAATAATGTTCTGAGGCACTTTCAAAATATACTCATAAAGGCGTGCATGCAAACAAACATCCTTGCTATTATATTTTATGAATCTCCAAAACAAGAGAAAAATCTCTGCTCAGAGGAAAAAGACAGAGTTGTTTTCTTCGCTGTTCAAACTGCACAGTAAATATATCtgcttttctttgtgttttttgaaaTTGTACCCCACTCTTGAGTTTCACAGGTTGTAAATCTTTCTTCTCcctgtttgttcctcagatcTGCCGTTGTGATGATTCATTCCAGGAGCTTCTGAAGAGTTTCAGACACAGAGTGCGTCACTTCCAGCTGCTGTCAGGgaatttaaaagtgaaataaagGTGACAAACCAACCGAAATATATGAATGAACTTATATCAGACTGAGGACTAGTTTCCTCTCCATTTGTGCAACAAACATCATCACACATTTGACACAAAATACTGGGAAACAGCATGCCAGCCAAGACACCCATGTACTCAAAGACATCCACACCAAAGCGAGGCAAGAAGCAAAAAATACGGGACGTTCTTTCAGGAGACATGATAAGCCCGCCGCTGGGTGATATGTGTCACAGTGCCCATATTGGGCCTGAAGGAGAAGGGGACATGTTTGGTGATGTGGGGTTCTTGCAAGGCAAACTCGACATGCTTCCAGCCCTCAATCAAGCGCCCAGCTCTCATTCTCACAGCATTGACAGAAGAATTAATGAGATCTTAGATGTGAACAGCAAGAGCCACACTTACCATCGCAGTCATAATTCTCATCACAATTCTGTCCTCAAAACCACCATCTCCATGCCGGTATTCTTTGCGCCTGTGCAACCACCTCCTAAACCCCCCCGTCTGCATTTAGACGAGCAGCCGTCCCCCGTTCATCAGCAGCAGAATCACCATCACAGTCCAACGCAGAAACGCTCCATGTCTGTGTGTGGGGAAGGGATTAGGAAGCACAGGGATCCCTGCCGTGACCTCAGTCTCTCCGCCTCGATCCCAGTCCTGCCGCACCTGGTGCCTTCCACGGGCTCCTTATCTGAAGCTTCCTCGGATGACTCCATGTCGGAAGGCTGTGGTCCACTGGACCCAAAGCGAGGCTTGAGTCTGGACTCTGATGCAGGGCTCAGTAATGAGGACTTGCGGAACGAACACTGTGAATCTCCAGCTATCTCACCCAGCATGTCACGCTCGGAGTCGCTAATGGGTTTGGACCTGGACCTGGGGCCGTCCATTTTGGAGGATGTTCTTAGAATCATGGACCGCTATAAGAGTGTGGAAGAAAGACATGAGATATAAGGGGACTCTATCAGATACTGTAATACAGGCATCAGCTCAGCCTATTTATGTTATTTTGCCTGTTTCAAAGCACAGTGAAAGAATTGGGATGAAAGAGCATTAGCTGGTCGTGCCACAGATGCTGTAGGGTTATGACACATTTTTATCCACATGTACTATAACAAACAGGCAAAAACCATTACAGCTTCAACTCTGAAAAAGACAGTCTATTAATTTCCGTAAGGTGATCAGATTGTAACATAACATGTTTTGCTGGGTTTTGGTCATTGTAGCCTAAATTGAGATGTAAATAATTTAGGCACTAgcaatttgttcatttttatatttgctgTTACTTATTAAGCTATGCTTTGCAGGGAAATGAATTGGGATTTTggctatgtattaaaaaaaaaatcttgaaaatgtCAAACATTTTGCATAAAGTTCGGAAAGTATAATTTTTAGTCAATGTGAATATTATCAAGTAGTGACCCAAAATAGAGCTTTGATTTACTTCCTTAGGACTAAACATGTTATGCAGATATGTAAAACTCAGGATCTAAGAGATAGTTTTATACCCTGCTACGAGTACAAATGAAGTCACTTTGTAAAGTTTTATGTTTGTTGGGGTGTAATATCACAGTATATCtcattgcattttaatgcattaaataaaatgttaatgtaaataaaatattatataaatacatgccTCTGctgttttaataatacattttttttctttatttctttcttgtattattaaaaatatcatgtttattatatactcaataataaaaaatattaattatttaatataaaatacatttatttacatttattaaatttggtaaaactattatttaaattaaattaattattatttacactatttaaaataactgatggtAGGAAAGTACAACCTGTCaggcagaatttatttatttatttaagttttttaaagTTTTGTCCGATCTTCTTTTCGATTATTTAGGTCTAACCCATAGACTGGCTCTAAATGTACTTCCGGTAAAAAGTTGAATTGACATGCGTATCATCCAATAAGATATCAGACTGGGGAGGGTTTTCAAgcggaacaaccaatcacagaAGCAAAATACCTTACGCGTATTAGTGTCGACAGATTCTCGTGCTTCTAAAACGCCTGTATAAATCGATAGACGCTTGTTGTGTAATTCACATGACAGTTAAATATACAGCTATATAAATGTTTGAAACTATAGAAAACTGACTACGAGAAAAACACCAGAGCTGTAAAGTTTAAGTACCAGCAAACATGAAGTAAGTAAAACGGTAAAATTGTAAAAAGTGGATTAAGTTAGTAGCACTGCTTCAAATGTGCAGACTGGTAATACTCCTaaccgttattattattagttattaacaGAAGTTTCCTGCTGTAATGGCTCTTTCATCCATTCAGGCTGAATATCGACGGCTTATTAGTTTACTTCCCGTATGACTACATTTATCCTGAACAATACTCGTACATGCTCGAGCTGAAGAGGACGCTGGATGCGAAGGTGTGTTAAcggcttttttatttaaatttatgtagaattattattttttttttctctaattatACCATTAACAATTAGAATATTGAATGGTAGTAAGTAAGTGTAAGCATCTTATGTgagaattattattgttatttatttatttttgagaagaCACAAAATTTTTCACATTAGTGAATAATCAAAAGTTCAGTCAATCATGCTTGCAGTTTTTATATTAATTGAGAGACAACATGAGTATTTGTGCATTTACTTTTGTCTCACAACAGGGGCATTTAAACTATCAAGTGAAAGTTCAAAGTAATTTAAAACCCCAAAGAAATatgaaatctatctatctatctatctatctatctatctatctatctatctatctgtctgtttccCTCTTTTATTATATGTGCAAAGGGTCATGGAGTTCTCGAAATGCCCTCAGGGACCGGAAAAACAATTTCTCTTCTCTCACTCATCGTTGCTTACCAGAAGGTGAGGGATTTCTGAATGACTGTTACATCATTTGAAACTTCACCATGATAACtgcatgtaatttaatttatatcttAATTTCTTGCAGGCTTACCCTTTAGAAGTCACAAAGCTTGTCTACTGTTCCCGCACCGTGCCTGAGATAGAGAaggttttcaacttttttttttttaattcatgactTATCTTTAAATTTCTTTTCAAATATGCTTTTCATCAGTTAATTATCTTTCTTTTCTATAACCTCTCTGTTCTCCTGTCAGGTTGTGGAGGAGCTTAGGAAACTAATGGATTATTATACAAAGCAAACAAAAGCGAAAAATGACTTCCTTGCACTGGCACTTTCTTCACGGAAAAATCTGTGCATTCATCCAGAGGTAGAAGCTGCTCCATGAGCAGCTTTGTGAGTGgtttctgtaatatttttgtgcagGGTTAGCTAATTAAGTGGAAGTGTATGTGTGATTACAGGTGAGCTCCCTGCGGTTTGGAAAAGAAGTAGATGGAAAGTGTCACAGTCTGACAGCATCCTATATTCGAGCTCAGCATCACAGTAATCCAAGTCAACCGGTCTGCCAATTCTTTG from the Carassius gibelio isolate Cgi1373 ecotype wild population from Czech Republic chromosome A15, carGib1.2-hapl.c, whole genome shotgun sequence genome contains:
- the LOC128028567 gene encoding cdc42 effector protein 2, which encodes MPAKTPMYSKTSTPKRGKKQKIRDVLSGDMISPPLGDMCHSAHIGPEGEGDMFGDVGFLQGKLDMLPALNQAPSSHSHSIDRRINEILDVNSKSHTYHRSHNSHHNSVLKTTISMPVFFAPVQPPPKPPRLHLDEQPSPVHQQQNHHHSPTQKRSMSVCGEGIRKHRDPCRDLSLSASIPVLPHLVPSTGSLSEASSDDSMSEGCGPLDPKRGLSLDSDAGLSNEDLRNEHCESPAISPSMSRSESLMGLDLDLGPSILEDVLRIMDRYKSVEERHEI